The following proteins are co-located in the Fusobacteria bacterium ZRK30 genome:
- a CDS encoding OmpA family protein, with the protein MKKLLFGMAALALVTTTYAEGLEIKAGYDVWRNISKDYIGDSGGSMDQGWTLGAEYLWTSGDDYSYGLGTEFRSRIEDDNNEYNESMPFYLVGKYDMLDEMFYLVGRGGYNATSNVTGGNTRGGHYVGVGIGRDIGLFNLEVLYENMGYEFKREDQRGYHDSVGVKFGMKLGEFYDMMRQDTTPSEATLVFAEEDESVMTEEMSIGEENEMIPVVVEVEPVMKYILVNFEFNDGKLSEEAKADLDKLKPEVEGAKKITVTGHTDTRGSAAYNQKLSEERAQAVADYLEISEKTEVEVIGKGESMPLGEDHNTNRRVEIEVEK; encoded by the coding sequence ATGAAAAAACTTTTATTTGGTATGGCAGCATTGGCATTGGTAACTACAACCTATGCAGAGGGATTGGAGATCAAAGCTGGTTACGATGTTTGGAGAAATATATCCAAAGATTATATAGGGGACAGCGGGGGATCGATGGATCAGGGGTGGACCTTGGGAGCGGAATATCTATGGACTTCTGGGGATGATTATTCTTATGGACTGGGGACTGAATTCAGATCGAGAATAGAGGATGACAATAACGAATATAATGAGTCTATGCCTTTTTATTTAGTAGGGAAGTACGATATGCTAGATGAGATGTTCTACCTGGTTGGAAGAGGGGGATATAATGCAACTTCCAATGTGACCGGAGGAAATACCAGAGGGGGACACTATGTAGGGGTCGGTATTGGTAGAGATATTGGACTTTTTAATCTGGAAGTTTTATATGAAAATATGGGTTATGAGTTTAAAAGGGAGGATCAGAGGGGATATCATGACAGTGTAGGGGTAAAATTTGGAATGAAACTGGGAGAATTTTATGACATGATGAGGCAGGATACGACTCCTAGTGAAGCAACTTTAGTTTTCGCAGAAGAAGATGAATCAGTAATGACTGAAGAGATGTCTATTGGAGAAGAAAATGAAATGATTCCAGTAGTTGTAGAGGTAGAACCTGTAATGAAATATATCTTAGTCAACTTTGAATTTAATGACGGTAAATTAAGTGAAGAAGCTAAAGCTGATTTGGATAAATTAAAACCAGAGGTGGAAGGAGCCAAAAAAATAACTGTAACAGGACATACTGATACCCGTGGGTCTGCTGCATATAATCAAAAATTATCAGAAGAGAGAGCCCAGGCAGTGGCGGATTATTTGGAAATATCAGAAAAAACAGAGGTAGAAGTGATAGGTAAGGGTGAATCGATGCCATTGGGAGAAGATCATAATACTAATAGAAGGGTTGAAATAGAAGTAGAGAAATAA
- a CDS encoding N-acetylmuramoyl-L-alanine amidase — protein sequence MRKINLVLLFFILTTIGFSNQILLKNLRFNGNPPQMVIDVEGNVKPKYNISYDEHNRYLFVEFLNTRASSNLKNRIINGSYVKSVKVRKYKNSTGVFVFFKNNINYSARYWSNPTRFVLNFDKNKAKKEYTIIVDAGHGGKDPGSTGFNRYHEKDLALKIAKYLKTSLQKDFNVIMTRSNDSFVSLSGRPNIGNKAKADFFVSVHLNANNSSQASGADIFYFSRTESDYAKKVAAFENSVGNKFGENADDITLIMGQLFYKKNKEVSAKIAQNLVNSYSRRLRMKNRGAHGANFAVLRGFDGPGILVEAGFITNSSDISKLKQSKYQKIAADEIAKAIKQHFY from the coding sequence ATGAGAAAAATAAATTTAGTCCTACTTTTTTTTATCCTAACTACCATAGGATTTTCTAACCAAATTTTATTGAAAAACCTAAGGTTTAACGGTAATCCTCCACAGATGGTTATCGATGTAGAAGGAAATGTTAAGCCCAAGTATAATATTAGTTATGATGAACACAATAGATACCTCTTTGTTGAATTTTTAAATACAAGAGCTTCCTCAAATTTAAAAAACAGGATAATCAACGGAAGTTATGTTAAAAGCGTAAAAGTGAGAAAATATAAAAACTCTACCGGTGTTTTTGTATTTTTTAAAAATAATATAAATTATAGCGCTCGTTATTGGTCCAACCCTACAAGGTTTGTATTGAATTTTGATAAAAATAAAGCTAAAAAGGAATATACAATCATCGTCGATGCAGGTCACGGAGGAAAAGATCCCGGTTCCACTGGTTTTAATAGATACCATGAAAAAGATCTTGCACTAAAAATCGCAAAATACCTTAAAACCAGTCTTCAAAAAGATTTTAATGTTATTATGACCAGATCCAATGATTCCTTTGTTAGTTTGTCCGGCAGGCCAAATATAGGAAACAAAGCTAAAGCTGACTTCTTTGTTAGTGTCCATTTGAATGCCAACAACAGTTCACAGGCCAGTGGAGCAGATATATTTTACTTCTCCAGAACGGAATCTGATTATGCTAAAAAAGTAGCTGCATTTGAAAATAGTGTAGGAAACAAATTTGGAGAAAATGCCGATGATATAACCCTTATTATGGGACAGCTTTTCTATAAAAAAAATAAAGAAGTCTCTGCCAAGATAGCACAAAACCTTGTAAATTCTTATTCTAGAAGATTAAGGATGAAAAACAGGGGAGCTCATGGAGCTAACTTTGCAGTTCTTAGAGGATTTGACGGCCCTGGAATACTTGTAGAAGCTGGATTTATTACAAACAGCTCAGATATAAGTAAACTGAAGCAGAGTAAATATCAGAAAATAGCTGCTGATGAGATTGCCAAGGCTATAAAACAACATTTTTATTAA
- a CDS encoding GerMN domain-containing protein has product MKDKKSLIILGGSIAFLLISGIFFYKYVTMGDQIPIKKITNHKNTQAITNIKIVKIYTPNDSLDSLVSSDIEIIKEDFASEVRSIFNAIHEQSNYQIKDEEGNYYPFMDPNIELLNSYLVGDKLYLNLSSNITDNIRTKEQELLIIYSLVNTYTSLEGINRVKIIIDDVEVKKLKWYNLRTFYTQNLDI; this is encoded by the coding sequence ATGAAAGATAAAAAAAGTTTAATTATCTTAGGAGGATCCATCGCCTTCCTTTTGATAAGTGGTATTTTTTTCTATAAATACGTAACTATGGGAGACCAGATCCCCATAAAAAAAATTACTAACCACAAAAATACACAGGCGATCACCAATATTAAGATAGTAAAAATTTATACTCCCAATGATTCTTTAGACAGCCTGGTTTCATCGGATATTGAGATTATTAAGGAGGATTTTGCTTCTGAGGTAAGATCTATTTTCAATGCAATCCATGAACAGAGTAATTATCAGATCAAAGATGAAGAGGGAAACTACTATCCATTTATGGATCCCAATATAGAACTATTAAACTCCTACCTTGTAGGCGACAAACTATACCTTAACCTCAGCTCTAATATCACCGATAATATCCGAACCAAGGAACAAGAACTACTGATCATCTACTCTTTGGTCAACACCTACACAAGTTTAGAGGGGATCAACAGGGTAAAAATCATTATCGACGACGTAGAAGTAAAAAAATTAAAATGGTATAATCTCAGAACTTTTTACACGCAAAATTTAGATATCTAG
- the yqeK gene encoding bis(5'-nucleosyl)-tetraphosphatase (symmetrical) YqeK, which produces MLNKLYDHIEKSLPPKRYQHTLGVIEVAVSLAKQYDINEHRAEIAALLHDVSKCMTLEELHSYVECDETLKYYGTMGELLHGFAGSVYAKQELGIYDEDILSAIKYHTIGRRGMTTLEKIIYIADAIEPNRNYPNVDSIREKAKTCINDAILFEVDRKLKYLLKVDAPIHPNTVDMRNCILGELKK; this is translated from the coding sequence ATGTTGAATAAATTATATGACCATATTGAGAAGTCCCTTCCTCCTAAAAGGTATCAACATACCTTGGGAGTTATAGAAGTAGCTGTCTCTTTAGCAAAACAATATGATATCAATGAACACCGTGCTGAGATTGCGGCTCTTCTGCATGATGTTTCTAAATGCATGACTTTGGAGGAGCTGCACTCCTATGTAGAATGTGATGAAACTTTAAAATATTATGGGACTATGGGAGAATTGCTCCATGGTTTTGCAGGAAGTGTCTATGCAAAACAGGAGTTGGGAATCTATGACGAGGATATACTGAGTGCTATCAAATATCACACTATCGGCAGGAGAGGAATGACAACCCTGGAAAAAATAATTTATATAGCCGACGCTATAGAACCTAATAGAAACTATCCTAATGTGGATTCTATTAGAGAAAAAGCAAAAACTTGTATCAACGATGCTATCCTGTTTGAAGTGGACAGGAAATTAAAGTATCTCCTAAAGGTCGACGCTCCTATCCACCCAAATACTGTGGATATGAGAAACTGTATCCTGGGAGAATTGAAGAAATAA
- the rnr gene encoding ribonuclease R codes for MNKNDEKKVLELFKKGKGKTLSEITSYMDWSPKLKKQNRDFLDKLVESGDLILSKRGKYNTPKNLGYITGNLEVIKDRFAFVDTEDFGVFIPKSKFNGAFNGDLVMVQLSNETTGAKKEGEVVKILKREKNTIIGIYQANERFGFVVPTHSFGNDIFVPKRFNGGAHNGELVVCEIISWGEKDKKPEGKVIERIGDPYDTNNMIEALIIREGLSMDFSPKLIKKAKELSDQLSEEEIAKRRDLRDLPIITIDGDDAKDLDDAVYVEKLENGNFKLIVCIADVSYYVPFGSALDMEARKRGNSVYLVDRVIPMFPREISNGLCSLNPHENKFVFTCEMEIDNKGQVINHETYKAVISTAHRMTYGGVNKILAGDKTYTEEYKDINKMVFEMLELSHILRGLKYSRGSIDFDIPEVRAVLGEDKKVEYLKVIERGESERIIEDFMIAANETVAEKIFWMELPFLYRTHEKPDPDRITALNDSIKKFGYNLHGHEELHPGKFQKIIEQSKEDGNSQIIHKLILMSLKQARYTVDNIGHFGLSSNYYAHFTSPIRRYADLMVHRVINETLTGYPSKKTIKMFKDEMSAIGSHISKTERTAMKLESESVKIKIVEYMLDKIGEEYKSRIIGFNKTKIFFETEEHVECFFDGVNSPNYFTFDEVNYTMTNEDTGEIFKLGDSVEVSIVRADLSELEVEVVPAQYLDQYRGPRQYRKKY; via the coding sequence ATGAATAAAAACGATGAAAAAAAAGTTTTAGAACTTTTCAAAAAAGGAAAGGGAAAAACTTTAAGTGAGATCACATCTTATATGGATTGGTCTCCTAAATTAAAAAAACAAAATAGAGATTTTTTAGATAAATTAGTTGAATCAGGAGATCTTATCTTAAGTAAAAGGGGCAAGTATAACACTCCTAAAAATTTAGGGTATATTACCGGTAACCTCGAGGTAATAAAGGACAGATTTGCATTTGTTGATACGGAAGATTTTGGTGTATTTATCCCTAAATCTAAATTCAACGGTGCATTTAATGGAGATCTTGTTATGGTGCAGCTTTCCAACGAAACTACCGGAGCTAAAAAAGAGGGAGAAGTAGTAAAGATTTTAAAAAGGGAAAAAAACACCATCATCGGTATCTATCAGGCCAATGAAAGGTTTGGTTTTGTAGTTCCTACCCATTCATTTGGGAACGATATATTTGTCCCCAAAAGATTTAATGGAGGAGCCCACAATGGTGAACTGGTGGTCTGTGAGATCATATCTTGGGGAGAGAAGGATAAAAAACCCGAGGGTAAGGTTATAGAAAGAATCGGGGATCCCTATGATACCAATAATATGATTGAAGCTCTTATCATCAGGGAGGGACTGTCTATGGACTTTTCTCCTAAACTGATTAAAAAGGCAAAGGAATTAAGCGATCAGCTCTCAGAAGAGGAGATTGCAAAAAGGCGTGACCTGAGAGATCTTCCAATCATTACCATCGATGGAGATGATGCCAAGGATCTAGATGACGCTGTCTATGTAGAAAAATTAGAGAATGGAAATTTTAAACTTATAGTATGTATCGCCGATGTTTCTTATTATGTCCCATTTGGAAGTGCTCTGGATATGGAGGCCCGTAAAAGAGGTAACTCGGTATATCTGGTAGACAGAGTGATACCTATGTTCCCTAGGGAGATCTCAAATGGACTGTGTTCATTGAATCCCCATGAGAATAAATTTGTATTTACATGTGAGATGGAGATCGATAACAAAGGGCAGGTAATAAATCACGAAACTTATAAAGCTGTAATTTCTACCGCTCATAGGATGACCTATGGGGGAGTTAACAAGATCTTAGCTGGAGATAAAACTTATACAGAGGAATATAAAGATATAAATAAGATGGTCTTTGAGATGTTAGAGCTGTCTCATATCCTAAGAGGATTAAAATACTCCAGAGGAAGTATTGATTTTGATATCCCAGAAGTAAGAGCTGTCTTGGGAGAGGATAAAAAAGTAGAATACCTTAAAGTTATTGAGAGAGGGGAATCTGAAAGAATTATAGAGGATTTCATGATTGCGGCCAATGAAACTGTTGCTGAAAAGATATTTTGGATGGAACTGCCATTCCTATATAGAACCCATGAAAAACCTGATCCGGACAGAATCACAGCATTAAACGATTCCATTAAAAAGTTTGGATATAATCTTCACGGACATGAGGAGTTACATCCTGGAAAGTTCCAAAAAATAATAGAGCAGTCTAAAGAGGACGGTAACAGCCAGATCATCCATAAACTTATCCTGATGAGTTTAAAACAAGCCAGATACACAGTAGATAATATCGGACATTTCGGATTATCTTCAAATTATTATGCACATTTCACTTCTCCAATCAGAAGATATGCCGACCTTATGGTTCACAGAGTTATCAATGAAACTCTGACAGGCTATCCAAGTAAAAAAACTATAAAGATGTTTAAAGATGAGATGTCTGCCATTGGATCACATATCTCAAAAACAGAGAGAACAGCTATGAAATTAGAATCTGAAAGTGTAAAGATAAAAATAGTAGAATATATGCTAGATAAAATAGGTGAGGAATATAAGAGCAGGATTATCGGGTTTAATAAAACCAAGATATTCTTTGAGACAGAGGAACATGTAGAGTGTTTCTTTGACGGAGTTAATTCTCCTAACTACTTCACCTTTGATGAAGTAAACTATACTATGACAAATGAAGATACAGGTGAGATCTTTAAATTAGGAGATAGTGTAGAAGTATCTATCGTTAGAGCTGACCTCAGTGAACTAGAAGTAGAAGTAGTTCCGGCACAATACTTAGATCAATACAGGGGACCGAGACAATACAGAAAAAAATATTAA
- a CDS encoding YebC/PmpR family DNA-binding transcriptional regulator produces MAGHSKWSNIKHRKGAQDKKRAQLFTKLAKEVTIAAKEGGKDINFNPRLRLALEKAKKQSMPKDNIDRAIKKGTGELAGVEYIEIRYEGYGPGGTAFIVEVVTENKNRSASSVRSNFAKNGGNMGSDGAVAWMFNKKGQIILNSEGLDADEFMMEALEMGAEDLIVEDGTFEILTDPTELQTVADALTEAGYKYEEAEIVMLPENMVKVEDEEMAEKVMKLYEALEDNEDVNDVYANFDISDELMEKIMG; encoded by the coding sequence ATGGCAGGGCATAGTAAATGGTCTAATATTAAGCATAGAAAGGGAGCTCAAGATAAAAAGAGAGCTCAATTGTTTACAAAATTAGCAAAAGAGGTAACAATAGCAGCAAAAGAGGGTGGAAAAGATATAAACTTTAACCCTAGATTAAGATTAGCATTAGAGAAGGCAAAGAAACAGAGTATGCCAAAAGATAATATAGATAGAGCAATAAAAAAAGGTACTGGAGAATTAGCTGGTGTAGAATATATAGAGATCAGATATGAAGGGTACGGTCCAGGCGGGACTGCATTTATCGTAGAAGTAGTTACTGAGAACAAGAACAGATCTGCGTCATCTGTAAGGTCAAATTTTGCTAAAAATGGCGGAAATATGGGATCTGACGGTGCAGTAGCATGGATGTTCAATAAAAAAGGTCAAATCATATTAAATTCTGAAGGTTTAGATGCCGATGAATTTATGATGGAAGCACTAGAGATGGGAGCGGAAGACCTGATTGTAGAAGATGGTACATTTGAGATATTAACTGATCCTACTGAATTACAAACTGTAGCAGACGCCTTAACTGAAGCAGGGTATAAGTATGAAGAAGCAGAGATAGTAATGCTTCCTGAAAATATGGTAAAGGTAGAAGATGAAGAGATGGCTGAAAAAGTTATGAAATTATACGAAGCATTGGAAGATAATGAAGATGTAAATGATGTTTACGCTAACTTTGATATCTCAGATGAGTTAATGGAAAAAATAATGGGATAA